One segment of Triticum aestivum cultivar Chinese Spring chromosome 2A, IWGSC CS RefSeq v2.1, whole genome shotgun sequence DNA contains the following:
- the LOC123188312 gene encoding eukaryotic translation initiation factor 4G-like, translated as MSQRGDRGEGHARRPGGRSNSFGGHRGGGVGGAGKGAGGPSGGQPPLSSNRSFRKPGNGHGGHQRVVNQPDTTGFQPAPAPGPLQTPPRPPVPQNAPVHVPVSAPRPQHHDSPGLQAPSMSPASENPTYIPLPKNIPRAGPKAPPKSSNAPAPQGAPKGESSKGFNLQFGSINMNMNGLPQFPARTSSAPPNLDEQKRNQVLSDGPKVAPSMPIPPALKQPHPTPQQQQHPPPQQLLQQQHPSSQQQHHPLPQQQHHPLPQQQHHSQPQQQQQQPPPQQQPLPQQQQTRKDALVPSQVKRDVHVSPSIQNFAPQRPSVQPLPGMGMPMHFHHQQQTVPLQFGGHNQGVVPSSMQMPIGLPGGNASQVQQQMYVQNMQQQLHQQMMHQGQTMMYPSVAHTIPPQLGNVNLNMATQYPQQQQNKLVAPRKSSNIKITDPNTNKEVVLGRPSPNVAVQPQQVSGVATQPMVYYTNPQQTSYNQSGTYYSGTAGVVPTGSQGRFSYPATQAGQSIPFMNPSMSNTVPASHKDNIAGPATSGQSQLIGKPQGGLHMEKPVPSVKISMPAGRSDASKFRVADHAVQHRQKDNEVNSGAMVSNKPVIEKESKAPSIPEKHSKESTAPSAVEKHPTTVTPPLPIQAAKSETDAATYSGANSPSFLTGADEKKESLPITNSLKDNKKNATRNDTKNLPQQPQPASPAEELKGQTSVKVGDDVVGHMETKSFDSEHVDLARKGSGLTSATSGSSISPILGKSEADSTSVNAADVPATVISSAKLSSASSGEPQAVESLGVAAVKSKEIEITHQISPESGDVKIMPDSTENESHDCMVDLAEQASLATSKPGNSDATSFVTDPQELPKECTTSVPEEHGLMNTSPNKDTETLSASVDANDVSEANSGTSSESTSQIANDKDIRSSIQETGLAVSGITPGMLPVNHSVASEGQVKHADGAKDESSTEQSSAAPTGSVRPLSREKPTAELTRTKSAAGRKKKRKEMLSKADAAGTSDLYNAYKGPQEQSESVATSEGADSSSTVDGTHVLPEESEREAMCEDDGKKKVEPDDWEDAADMSTPKLESSDSGNQASAVQLPDSDMTEANGRKKYSRDFLLTFAHQYSSLPVGIQMDTVTSTLFKDLAGKSYVIDREPHPSSARGSDRPTSRGDRRGPAMDDDKWLKSGVPYSPNRDAHMDLTNGPATNYRGGPGGTHGVLRNPRAALLVGPQSNAPQVPRSGSDADRWQQKGLIPSPVTPMQVMHKAEKKYVVGKVSDEEQAKQRQLKAILNKLTPQNFDKLFEQVKEVNIDNVSTLTGVISQIFDKALMEPTFCEMYANFCSHLAGALPDFSEDNEKITFKRLLLNKCQEEFERGEREEAEADKTEEEGEIKQTKEEREEKRVKARRRMLGNIRLIGELYKKRMLTERIMHECIKKLLGNYQNPDEENIEALCKLMSTIGEMIDHPKAKEHMDAYFDRMRNLSTSQLISSRVRFLLRDSIDLRKNKWQQRRKVDGPKKIDEVHRDAAQERHAQSQSSRSRGPVVSSLPRRGAPSMDYGSRGSAAPLVSPGPQQRGRGFGNQDIRYEQERHQFDRTVPLPQRSVKDEAITLGPQGGLARGMSLRGQPPVSNSELPSVVDQRRIVSGPNGYNSVPSTTREDTSSRIPDRFSGRIAPAAQSASSSHRPASQEGRSGNKSYSEEELREKSIATIREYYSAKDEKEVALCIEELNAPSFYPSLVSLWVNDSFERKDMERELLAKLFVGLYNGGYNLLSKPQLIVGLSSVLASLEDALSDSPRAAEYLGRLLARFVVEKILVLQDVGKLIEEGGEEPGHLVQEGIAADVLGAVLEWIKTEKGDSFLKEAKTSSNLKLEDFRPQHLKRSKLDAFMLT; from the exons ATGTCCCAGCGAGGGGACAGGGGCGAGGGGCACgcgaggagacccggcggccgctCTAACAGCTTCGGCGGCCACCGCGGAGGCGGAGTCGGCGGCGCGGGCAAGGGCGCCGGGGGCCCCTCCGGCGGCCAGCCTCCCCTCTCATCCAACCGCAG CTTCAGGAAGCCTGGCAATGGCCATGGCGGTCACCAGAGGGTGGTGAACCAGCCAGACACCACTGGCTTCCAGCCCGCCCCGGCACCTGGGCCCCTGCAGACGCCTCCGCGCCCTCCCGTGCCTCAGAATGCGCCTGTCCATGTTCCTGTCTCCGCGCCACGGCCCCAGCATCATG ATTCACCCGGATTGCAAGCACCCTCCATGTCACCTGCCAGTGAAAATCCAACATATATACCCCTGCCAAAGAATATTCCTCGGGCTGGCCCCAAGGCACCACCAAAGAGCTCCAATGCACCGGCTCCTCAGGGTGCGCCAAAAG GGGAATCATCAAAGGGATTTAACTTGCAGTTTGGTAGTATAAACATGAACATGAATGGTCTCCCG CAATTTCCTGCTAGGACAAGCTCAGCTCCTCCCAATTTGGATGAGCAGAAACGTAATCAG GTACTTTCAGATGGACCTAAGGTTGCACCATCTATGCCTATACCACCAGCTCTAAAACAGCCACATCCCacgccacagcagcagcagcatcccCCACCACAGCAGCTGCTGCAGCAGCAGCATCCCTCGTCCCAGCAGCAGCATCATCCCCTGCCGCAGCAGCAGCATCATCCCCTGCCGCAGCAGCAGCATCATTcccagccgcagcagcagcagcaacagccccCACCACAGCAGCAACCACTGCCACAGCAACAGCAAACGAGGAAAGATGCTCTTGTTCCATCCCAAGTGAAGAGAGATGTGCATGTTTCTCCTTCAATTCAGAATTTTGCGCCACAGAGGCCCTCTGTTCAACCTTTACCGGGGATGGGCATGCCGATGCATTTTCACCATCAACAACAAACAGTCCCATTACAGTTTGGTGGTCACAATCAGGGAGTTGTCCCAAGCTCAATGCAGATGCCCATTGGATTGCCTGGTGGCAATGCATCCCAGGTTCAGCAGCAGATGTATGTCCAAAATATGCAGCAACAATTGCATCAGCAAATGATGCATCAAGGACAAACCATGATGTATCCGTCTGTTGCTCATACAATCCCTCCTCAATTGGGCAATGTTAATTTGAACATGGCTACACAGTATCCTCAGCAACAGCAGAATAAGCTTGTTGCTCCCCGAAAGAGCAGTAATATCAAAATTACTGATCCAAATACTAACAAAGAAGTGGTGCTCGGGCGGCCTTCACCTAATGTAGCAGTGCAACCGCAGCAAGTCAGTGGTGTTGCAACTCAACCTATGGTTTACTATACTAATCCACAGCAGACCTCGTATAACCAGTCAGGTACGTATTACTCCGGCACTGCTGGTGTTGTTCCCACTGGATCACAGGGCAGGTTTAGTTATCCTGCCACCCAAGCTGGTCAATCAATTCCATTCATGAACCCATCTATGTCAAATACTGTTCCTGCCAGCCACAAGGACAACATAGCTGGGCCTGCAACATCTGGTCAGTCCCAACTCATAGGCAAACCACAAGGTGGGTTGCACATGGAGAAACCTGTTCCCTCGGTCAAGATAAGTATGCCTGCAGGTAGATCAGATGCTTCTAAGTTCAGGGTCGCTGACCATGCGGTACAACATCGACAAAAGGATAATGAAGTTAATTCTGGTGCTATGGTTTCGAATAAACCAGTTATTGAGAAGGAGAGTAAGGCACCATCTATCCCAGAGAAGCATTCCAAGGAAAGTACAGCACCATCTGCCGTGGAGAAGCATCCCACCACGGTGACTCCACCCTTACCGATTCAAGCTGCAAAGTCAGAAACTGATGCAGCGACATATTCTGGTGCAAATTCACCCTCATTCTTGACCGGAGCTGATGAAAAGAAAGAATCCCTTCCAATAACTAATTCACTTAAGGATAACAAGAAAAATGCAACTAGAAATGACACAAAGAATTTGCCACAACAACCACAG CCTGCTTCCCCTGCCGAAGAGTTGAAGGGGCAAACTTCTGTGAAGGTTGGAGATGATGTGGTTGGTCACATGGAAACAAAGAGCTTCGATAGTGAACATGTGGATTTAGCCAGAAAGGGTTCAGGCTTGACATCAGCAACATCTGGAAGTAGTATTTCTCCTATTCTTGGTAAAAGTGAAGCTGACAGCACATCAGTAAATG CTGCTGATGTTCCTGCCACGGTAATCAGCTCTGCAAAATTGTCCTCTGCGAGCAGTGGGGAGCCCCAAGCAGTAGAAAGCTTAGGTGTTGCTGCTGTTAAATCTAAGGAGATTGAAATAACTCACCAAATTTCACCTGAATCTGGTGATGTCAAAATTATGCCTGATTCTACTGAAAATGAATCGCATGACTGCATGGTGGACTTGGCTGAGCAGGCATCATTGGCAACTTCAAAGCCTGGTAATTCAGATGCAACTTCTTTTGTAACTGACCCGCAAGAGCTACCCAAGGAGTGCACAACATCTGTACCGGAGGAGCACGGTTTGATGAATACATCACCTAATAAGGATACTGAAACTTTATCAGCTTCTGTGGATGCCAATGATGTGTCTGAGGCCAATTCTGGAACCTCATCAGAGTCTACCAGCCAAATTGCCAATGATAAAGATATCAGAAGTAGCATTCAGGAAACCGGATTAGCTGTTTCCGGTATTACTCCTGGCATGTTGCCTGTGAATCATTCAGTTGCATCTGAGGGGCAAGTGAAACATGCAGATGGAGCGAAGGATGAGTCAAGCACTGAGCAATCAAGTGCCGCACCAACAGGTTCTGTTAGACCCTTATCAAGGGAAAAACCTACTGCAGAGCTTACCCGAACGAAGTCTGCAGCTGGGAGAAAGAAGAAGCGGAAGGAAATGCTTTCAAAAGCTGATGCTGCTGGGACCTCAGATCTTTACAATGCATACAAAGGACCACAAGAACAGTCTGAGAGTGTTGCCACATCAGAGGGTGCTGATAGTTCTTCAACAGTCGACGGGACACATGTGCTGCCTGAGGAATCAGAAAGGGAGGCGATGTGCGAGGATGACGGAAAGAAAAAAGTTGAGCCGGATGATTGGGAGGATGCAGCAGACATGTCTACTCCAAAGCTGGAAAGTTCGGACTCTGGAAACCAGGCTAGTGCAGTTCAACTGCCAGATTCTGATATGACTGAAGCTAATGGCCGAAAGAAATATTCTCGTGATTTTCTGCTAACTTTTGCACATCAGTATTCTAGTCTTCCTGTTGGCATCCAGATGGATACTGTCACTAGTACGCTATTCAAAGATTTGGCAGGAAAATCCTATGTTATTGATCGGGAACCTCACCCAAGTTCTGCAAGGGGATCTGATAGACCAACATCTCGTGGTGATCGCCGTGGTCCTGCTATGGATGATGATAAGTGGTTAAAATCAGGTGTTCCTTACAGTCCTAACCGTGATGCCCACATGGACTTGACAAACGGCCCAGCAACGAATTACCGTGGCGGCCCAGGAGGCACTCATGGTGTTTTGAGGAATCCACGTGCTGCACTTCTTGTGGGACCACAATCCAATGCTCCTCAAGTACCCCGCAGTGGCTCTGATGCAGATAGATGGCAGCAAAAGGGTCTGATCCCATCTCCTGTTACACCCATGCAAGTAATGCACAAAGCCGAGAAAAAGTATGTTGTCGGCAAAGTTTCTGATGAGGAGCAGGCAAAGCAGAGGCAGCTGAAAGCCATTCTGAATAAACTGACCCCAcaaaactttgacaagctttttgAACAAGTGAAAGAGGTGAACATTGACAATGTGTCAACTCTTACTGGGGTGATTTCACAGATATTTGACAAAGCATTGATGGAACCAACTTTCTGTGAAATGTACGCCAACTTCTGTTCCCATTTGGCTGGTGCACTGCCAGACTTTAGTGAGGACAATGAAAAGATTACATTCAAGAGACTGCTATTGAACAAGTGCCAAGAGGAGTTTGAGAGGGGTGAAAGAGAGGAAGCTGAAGCAGATAAAACGGAGGAGGAAGGTGAGATTAAGCAAACGAAAGAGGAAAGGGAAGAAAAGAGAGTTAAAGCTCGAAGGCGCATGCTGGGTAATATTAGGTTGATTGGAGAATTGTACAAAAAGAGGATGCTGACAGAGCGCATCATGCATGAATGCATCAAAAAATTGTTGGGAAATTATCAGAATCCAGATGAGGAGAACATTGAAGCACTATGCAAATTGATGAGTACAATTGGAGAGATGATAGATCATCCAAAGGCTAAGGAACATATGGATGCATATTTTGATAGAATGCGCAACCTGTCAACCAGTCAACTGATATCTTCCCGTGTTAGATTCCTGCTCAGAGATTCAATCGATCTCAGGAAGAACAAATGGCAGCAAAGGCGTAAAGTGGATGGCCCCAAGAAGATCGATGAGGTTCACAGGGATGCAGCTCAGGAAAGACATGCTCAATCTCAATCGAGTAGGTCTCGTGGTCCAGTCGTTAGTTCTCTTCCAAGAAGAGGGGCACCCTCTATGGATTACGGCTCCCGTGGCTCAGCAGCACCATTGGTATCTCCAGGTCCTCAGCAACGAGGGCGTGGATTTGGTAATCAAGATATTCGGTATGAGCAGGAAAGGCATCAGTTTGATAGAACTGTTCCCCTTCCCCAGCGTTCTGTGAAGGACGAAGCTATCACTCTTGGACCACAAGGTGGCCTTGCTAGGGGTATGTCTTTAAGAGGGCAGCCACCGGTATCAAATTCTGAACTTCCTAGTGTTGTTGACCAGCGCAGGATTGTATCTGGTCCTAATGGGTACAATTCTGTGCCTTCAACAACAAGAGAAGACACTAGCTCTAGAATTCCAGATCGATTTTCTGGGAGAATAGCACCTGCTGCACAATCTGCTAGTTCTTCACACAGACCTGCCAGCCAGGAGGGTCGTTCAGGAAATAAATCATACTCCGAGGAGGAATTGAGAGAGAAATCTATTGCAACCATCCGGGAATATTATAG TGCGAAAGATGAAAAGGAAGTTGCATTGTGTATTGAAGAGTTGAATGCTCCGAGCTTCTATCCTTCTCTTGTATCACTTTGGGTAAATGATTCCTTTGAGAGGAAAGATATGGAAAGAGAGTTGTTGGCAAAGCTCTTTGTCGGGCTTTACAACGGTGGATATAATTTATTGAGCAAGCCACAGCTCATTGTGGG GCTTTCATCTGTTCTTGCTTCATTGGAAGATGCTCTAAGTGATTCTCCAAGAGCGGCAGAGTATCTTGGACGACTTCTTGCAAGGTTTGTGGTGGAGAAGATACTGGTTTTGCAAGACGTAGGTAAATTgattgaagaaggcggagaggaGCCTGGACACCTTGTGCAGGAAGGCATCGCAGCTGATGTCCTAGGGGCAGTCTTGGAGTGGATCAAAACAGAAAAGGGGGATTCCTTCTTGAAGGAGGCCAAGACTAGCTCCAATCTCAAGTTGGAGGATTTCAGACCGCAGCATCTTAAGAGGTCAAAGTTGGATGCCTTCATGTTGACATAA